Proteins from a single region of Synchiropus splendidus isolate RoL2022-P1 chromosome 3, RoL_Sspl_1.0, whole genome shotgun sequence:
- the bloc1s5 gene encoding biogenesis of lysosome-related organelles complex 1 subunit 5 → MEKIMKDVGDIQSRLLDHRPVINAEIRYFVREFEDKRGHRECRLLENLDKMARETNEQMVPENMEGMKQQLSDVIKRLDAANHMASRVQQRELEAHQSAQLQTNKERLIEEWADFLKEQQRLKEEVDDEHARAVGELSTRYSEKKKDLDLLSEF, encoded by the exons ATGGAAAAGATCATGAAAG ATGTGGGAGACATCCAGTCTCGCCTGTTGGACCACAGGCCTGTCATCAACGCAGAGATTCGCTACTTTGTGAGGGAGTTTGAG GATAAGCGAGGTCACAGAGAATGCAGACTGTTGGAAAACCTTGATAAAATGGCGAGGGAGACAAATGAACAGATGGTGCCTGAAAATATGGAGGGCATGAAGCAGCAGTTGTCAGATGTCATCAAACGGC TGGATGCTGCAAATCACATGGCTTCAAGAGTCCAGCAGAGGGAGCTAGAAGCACATCAG AGTGCCCAGCTCCAGACCAACAAGGAGCGTTTAATAGAGGAGTGGGCAGACTTCCTAAAAGAGCAGCAGAGACTAAAGGAAGAGGTGGACGACGAGCACGCCAGGGCGGTTGGCGAGCTCAGCACTCGGTACAGTGAGAAGAAAAAGGACTTGGACCTGCTCTCAGAGTTCTAA